The segment gtttgcactccctatatatatggactcactcccttcactccttgtctgttctaaatgttataatgttatgttTGATGTGTTTGGTGTTATTCCCTCTTTATTGATTAAAATACCTATTATTGTGGAGATCCGTTTACGACTCATCACTGCAGCACCAGCACCGgtaacagaagaacagaccaaTACCGACTGGAGATCCACAAAAGAAAATGGGTATTCTTCTGACTCCAGCTTACCCAGAGTCTCTCACGGCGGAGGAAAGACTTTACCGTTTGCGGCAGAGTGGCAGACCGTTGGAGAGATATGTGGAGGAGTTTCTGGAGGTATGTTATCTGGTGAGCTGGCCGGACGCCAGTCTTAATGCTGTGTTTCTGATGGGACTGGACAAGGAAATGATTCATTATAACAACCCAGCCTGTAATTTCTCCTTAGTCAATTCTCTAAATTTAATTCTCTTCTTAAACGGTTCTAATTTCGAAGTAGACGAAATTAAAGAGAACCAGCGCTATCCTTGTCCAGCCCCATCGGCAGCTTATCAGGCCTCGCCAGTTCACCTCACCCCAAAGCCCTACACACACTTCAACGGTCCTGGCCGCCAGCCGCCGCCGACGAGCaacccgctccagccgccgccgccgagcaacccgctccagccgccgccgccgagcaacccactccagccgccgccgccgccgagccctcagctccagccgccgccgccgagccctcagctccagccgccgccgccgagcaaccCACTCCACGCCGCCGAGCaacccgctccagccgccgccgccgagcaacccgctccagccgccgccgccgagcaacccgctccagccgccgccgccgagcaacccgctccagccgccgccgccgagccgcCGAGCaacccgctccagccgccgccgccgagcaacccgctccagccgccgccgccgagcaacccactccagccgccgccgccgccgagccctcagctccagccgccgccgccgagcaacccactccagccgccgccgccgagcaacccactccagccgccgccgccgagccctcagctccagccgccgccgagcaacccgctccagccgccgccacCGAGCTCccagctccagccgccgagcaacccgctccagccgccgccggtgaatcaagacttcgcaaagaggtggtgtgtgtgtgagtctcttatagtccaggtaaagtgctaagctgtatgtggcaacaggtgatgggtgtggagtgtgcatgagactggcagggaggattatgggaaatggagtccggaatGAACGAGAATGTGACACTAAGTTACGGCTGTCAATAATTCCCAACCCACCAATAATTCCCAACCCATCATCATGAATATATAGTGAATATTTAATATCATCAGCTGTAGAAACAGTCTTTGAATGACACGTGTTTCTGATGTTTCCACTGCTGCTCTTATTCACATCAAACCATAAAGCAGCATAAGAATAATGAACAAACTGATTCATGAATCTGtttccatttgtttttcttaaagCGAACACAGGACTCGTCTTTGTCAATCAGATGAAGAATTGGAGAGACGCTCAGAGTTACTGCAGACAGAATCACATTGATCTGGTCAGTGTGAGGAACCAGAATGAGAGTCAACAGCTTCAGCAGTTCATCAATGATCATCACGTATTTGGATCAAAGGTCTGGATCGGTCTGTTCAGAGTCAGAGATTCATGGCAGTGGTCAGATCAGAGTAACTCCTCATTCAGATACTGGAGGTCTAATGAACCTAATAATGTTGGAGGAAATGAAAACTGTACAGCGATCGAACTGAACACTCAGGGACAATGGATAGACGTCTCTTGCGACAACAACAACCAGTTTCCTTTTGTGTGTCATGAAGGTGAGCAGgtcctcacaaacacacacaatccatCCATCACCTCCAGATATTTTAAAGTTCACACTACATGTCTGACATGACAAATTCCTCCACAGTGTTTGTTCTGCATGTTGTTTTTGATCAGTCTCTCTCTAGTTTCTGCTTGTGGTTTGTTTTGTGTCCAGAAAAACTGATTCTGATCAAACAGAATCTGACGTGGTCTGAAGCTCTGAGATACTGCAGACAGAATCATGTGGATCTGGTCTCTGTTCATTCAGAAGAGATTCAGCGTCGTTTGATGAATGTGGTTAAACAGGCGTCTACTGGGGAGGTGTGGTTGGGTTTACGTCACTCCCACATTTTGGGCATCTGGTACTGGGTGAGCGGAGACACCGTGTGCTATCAGAACTGGGCTCCAGGGAACGGCACAGGAGAGGACTGTGATTCTGCAGTGAGATCTGGAGCAGTTCAGTCTGGAGGAGATCAGCGCTGGATCAGCCGTCCTGAGACTGACAGACTCAACTTCATCTGCAGCAGAAATTAAGAGTGAAggattctttcttttttcttttctttttttttttttgttctgttttcatcATATAATGTACTTATATCAAAGTACAATGAAAATAACTTCTGTAACTGAAGAGTATCACATGAAGAGTCTTTTTATGAGACTCAAATATCTTTAACGCAGACTATTCAATCAAACATAATTGCAATTAAACAGAAATTAGAAAATCATGGTTCAATGATGTGGCATAAACCATATTGACTATttaaaaggggaaaaaagtaaAGCACAATCCACATCAGTTGATTTCATGGGATCTTGGGATTCTGGTGGTGTGGATACTTTCTTCTGCTCACTCTTGTTTTGCATTATTCATATCTTtacaaattgtttaaaaagtgATTGTGATCATATATATGTGTATCAGTGAAATTAAAATATGGTTTATTCTTAAAGAGAAAGTGGAATAAATGGAGAGGGACAAAATGTGGAGGAGTGGTTCAATAACTTCTTTGTgccttatattatatatatataggcctccTGGTTATAATAAGAATTTTCTTGATGAATTTTTTCTGTAGTCGTTCCATCTGTGGACAGGATTTTGATTATAGGTTATTTTAAAACCCATCTCTGTTGTCCCTGTAAACCCAGGGCCAAAGAATAGTTCATACTTTTAAAgtggaactcagtaagatttgcaaagctccccctacaggttccttcagtgaatcacactgtcgtaaatactccaagcacagctctggactacaacgactacaacactcaccagcgcagtagttttgcaaatacagtacaagaaatcttgatggaggtgggtaattttcgtaattgtcttataaaatcataatatatacattgtttttttcttttgaagtgtaagaattgaaaatatccaaagatattttaaattgaacaaagacatttgctttactgtttcacACCCCTCTCTCTTGCCACGGGCCATTTGGGAGGCACAAAGGTGATAGTGATCAAGGTCTGTAGGCCAAGATGTTTGTACATCGGGGGTCTACAaatggtcacacctttagtacagtgggggaaagttttaatcttctcattggtcagtttgaatgtctcacatttgagtttcagtcacatggtcaaggaagggataaaagaggattttaactgttgcTCTGGGCTCTTTTCTATGCTCTTCTTCCTTGGATCTCGGGCACTCCcttgccctctctctctctctctctctctctctctctctctctctctctctctctctctctctctctctctctctctctctctctctctctctctctctctctctctctctctctttatttctctttctctctctctcaggtaactttttacatacatgctgtgtacaattaatggtatatgattttatcatctcatacatctattttgtaattattttaagtgtagccataatcagatattgtcattaaaccctttctattacaaatgatgtgctaactagttttgatttagtaacattaatgtgttccctattgcaatacaattttgtcacactatagcaacgctctcccacatattttgctattataactgcgcttatttccatcgttggtataagttgcagtgggtggtaatagacaagaaatgtacagtattctaacatcttactgatgaagtttctttagtcgctcggcaaaccttacagcctgaacccctgtaggagttccacccttacagatggtgccgaaacccgggatccCTTGCAGTGAGTTTTCTGAAATCTACTTTGATCGGTCATCAGAATGAGGACATTTTTTCACAGTTGAGCTTGTGAATGGATTAAAGCTGACCTTCTCACCAAGGAATGGGTAAGtctgttttaattgtttaatggtATGATATTCAGATCTCCTCAGGGATGGAAGGGAAAATTTCTGGAAAGAGTGAAGTATTGTTTGCTTTATGGAGCAAAAAAGTTGAGCCTACCTTGTGCAAACTCAAGAAACAATACATTGGGATTAAATGTTCAGATGATGAAATGCTCAAATGGTGGGACATAATTGGCAAACACCAAAAGAAATCAAAACGTGGTGAAATAATTGAGGCTTTAAACTTCATAAGTTGTGCACAGCTGCGTGATGTGACCACACATCTATTTTCAAGTATAGATGCTAAATGTGAAGAAGTGCATTCTAAAAATGCAGAGGTACAAAAGTGTGAGGCAAAGATTCAGGATCTTCAAACACAGCTAGATAATTTACTAGCTGAACAATTAGTTCTGActgaaaagtgtaaaaaacacaAAGAGACCATTGCAGATCTCAAAGCTAAGCTAAATGCTCAAAAGTCTCCCAAAATGCTTAACAGCGTTGGGGCTAAAAAGCATGTTCCCTTCTTAGATGAGGTGAATTGCTCTGATGAATCTGGAATGTTTTGTTCAGAGGCCACTGCTCAAGAAAGTTTGCCTATTTCAGTTCTTAAGGTGATGCAGCACCGTAATAGCGCAGAGTCATGTACCAGAACGCATGGTGTTCAAGCATTTGAGAGTCATGGAAATCCTCAAACTCCAGGAGAACACAGCAAACAACCCGGTGGCAAAGAGAACAGGTTTTGCAGTTCCTGTCAGAAAATAGGCCATACAGAGGACAAATGCTGGTCACTGGGTAGGGGTAGACCTCCaccttattttcagaaaaataggAAACCACATTCTAAGAGCAAATATCAGTGCTCATTTGCAGGAAAAACTCTAAGTGAGTTAACTGCATTGTTCATGCAAGGCCTCCAACTTTTAACTTCACTTGCTAGTGGATTAGCAGCCCAATAGCGATCATCCCTTTTGTATTTTCAAATCTATAATTGTGCTAAACACATTGTGCGCATAGAACACATTAAAGTTGTTTGTGATACTATATGTACACATAGACTAGCTGagtttattctttaaaacacatgaTTGCTTTACTGTAAGTGTTGGATTAAACACTTAGGTTAAGGTTGTAGATGTTATTCATTCTAGGCCATGTATCTTGTGTTAATTGGAATAATAAGTGTAGTACTGAAATTGTGTAGCAATTTCAAGTTGCACGTGCACTATGTTGAATTTATTTGCCTCCTAAATGGAAAACTCAGCTATTTTCCATATAGCTAGAGTAAAACCATGTACAGGAGCATAGAATTGCCATGTGGCTACAATGTGATTCACAGTTGCATTAACCATGAAAATGCTTTCCTCACAACAGGATTCAGTAACTCTGAACTTTGCACTTTATCATGCTCTCTAACAAAAACATTGGTGTTGAAGGTTTTTGAGCCGGATCAAACCTCATGCTCACATTCTCATGCTGGCTCCCTGTTATAACAGGACCAAATTTGCATCACAATTGTAAAACTCCCTCACCTTTGTTTGGAGCATGATTGAATTTACACATAGCCACAGCTAAATGCAGCCACATAGATTTGATCTTCACACAAAGTCAAATCTACATCTACATATGTctcacaaaatgtttgcatataatgtttttgtttttaagtcttTAAGTCTAGACTGCACTATAACTGTGAATTTCatccagttgttgttgttgttttttttactttggatTTAATAAATCACTTAGTTATTTGTCTCaccaaattaaatattaaaatgttagtaTTTCTCATTCTACCTAAGCACAAAAGGTATATTATCATAAATGCATTTGAAACAATTCTGAAGCatatttcatttgtttctttgtattttgtCCATTTGGCTTGTAACaatgtttttggacatttaTTCAATTGAATCTCTGTATTGGTTACACTGAATAATTTGTTAATACTCTTCATGAAATGGGGTGTTTTAAACCaacatttgttgttttgttattatgcaatttatttcaatgtttcCAGAAACAATGTAAGAGCTTGTAAGATCTTCTTTTATTCTCACCTTGACCACTTTATCAAGTACATCAATTTAAGGGCATATTGCCAGAGACAAATTTAATCTGACCACATCAAACCTCTGACCAATGAAAACTGCCATATGTATGCTTTTGCTGTTTGTTGTGttatatgttgttttaaatcACAGGATCCCTGCTGCCAAAGTTCAAATCCTGTGTCTTGTCTCAAAGGAGGGACAACTGAGTTCTACCATTATCAGTGCCTGGTTCTTGTGGAGATGTTAAGTGTTCGATGGATGATTTGCATATCTATGAATGGTGCAACACCATTTGATGGACCTTCTCATGCAGgactgaaagaaaaacaaagactGAAGACTGACCGACTGCTATTGCAACAAGTCTGGACAAGAAGTCTGAAGTTGACATCTACACACAACAGAAAGCATGTCTTCATGGATTGTGCCACCTTTTGACACATGAGTGTGGCCAACGGTGCCAAGGAGGGACTGTAAGAattgaaaatatccaaagatattttaaattgaacaaagacatttgctttactgtttcacACCCCTCTCTCTTGCCACGGGCCATTTGGGAGGCACAAAGGTGATAGTGATCAAGGTCTGTAGGCCAAGATGTTTGTACATCGGGGGTCTACAaatggtcacacctttagtacagtgggggaaagttttaatcttctcattggtcagtttgaatgtctcacatttgagtttcagtcacatggtcaaggaagggataaaagaGGATTTTAAATGTTGCTCTGGGCTCTTTTCTATGCTCTTCTTCCTTGGATCTCGGGCACTcccttgctctctctctctctctctctctctctctctctctctctctctctctctctctctctctctctctctctctctctctctctctctctctctctctctctctctctctctctctctctctctctctctctctctctctctctctctctctctctctctctctctctctctctctctctctctctctctctctctctctctctctctctctctctctcacacacacacactcaggtaactttttacatacatgctgtgtacaattaatggtatatgattttatcatctcctacatctattttgtaattattttaagtgtagccataatcagatattgtcattaaaccctttctattacaaatgatgtgctaactagttttgatttagtaacattaatgtgttccctattgcaatacaattttgtcacactatagcaacgctctcccacatattttgctattataactgcgcttatttccgtcgttggtataagttgcagtgggtggtaatagacaagaaatgtacagtattcTAACATCTTACTGATGAAGTTTCTTTAGTCGCTCGGCAAACCTTACAGCCTGAACCCCTGTAGGAGTTCCACCCTTACAGAAGTGTGATGCTTACTTACTGTAAGTGCTTGACTGAGGTAAAGGGATGGTTTACAAATAATTGTTTACAATTAAATGAGGATACTTAGTTATTTTTTACGGAAAGTAATgggttacattacttttgcattacttttccTCATCTAGgctgattgtttgtttgtttttataacaacaaaaaagttctatttttggcaaatgtaaaagtCCATTCACAGcagaagtgaaatgaataagcctcaggcagaaggaaatgcaaattcatgccAGTACAGtaggacaaacaaacaaacaaacaaacctttTAAGCTGTACTGCCATTCTGGAATACAGAAGAATATGATGCAGAAGAagaagtaaatgagtaaatgtatgcttacatttagtctagaactagtcTAGAATAACCCTCACgttcacacagcacacacaactGCTCGTATTTAATCACAATTTCTCTCAAAAGGAGAGCTGTCTGTCATTATAtgagaaaacaaagtaacttgcgttacttatttgaaaaagtaactcagatattttgttgtaaatttaaaaataatgcattactttactagttacttgaaaaaaagggaatctgattacgtagctcgagttacttgtaatgcattaccccaaCACTGGTGATGAGTAAGTCatcgatcacagacatgttgttgagcgcatgaaagcagAGATCTCAGATCTCATCAGcttctgcacactaacgaatgctttcatcatatgTGCAAACGTGATGCaactaagagatttgttgaataaaatgggTTTTGGCATGAGTCCAGAGCTCAGTCTCTGATAAACTagtgctgtttgattgacagtttcagtgtttttaaagggatcgttctttgatcgctttctttatataatttaatcatcatttaaataacagattttcatcctactaagagaaacaaggtGAAGTTGATCATTTAGTCACTGGTTCGATTTACTGACACAGACTatgaacatctgactgtacatgaatcattaatatcagatcaggcattagaatgaacacagttactgacatgttgttgcattactgtcgagttcatatcgtaaaagtctgtttgcaaagcctgcgcCAAAATGCGATttatttaccaaagaatccacagttaAATGTgccgaatacaaataaataaagctcaactgagacattcacaaaCTAAATAAGcatattcctagcattaggatcatttgaaaggtaatgttattttagtcctgtatcgctcttctctctTCACCTCACTAACatgccagtgggcggggctaatgaTGCAATGAAGAAGTAGGCGTTAATTTCTTCTGCGGAGGCGGAGTTTTACCTATCATAGATAGGCAGGATCAGTCGTTcgctgggtctggtgtcaataaaagcttttattggactaacaaggaatttttcagctctgaaacttacaggatatgaAATCATATATCTCAAGAGATggtttctcaattcatgacccctttaaaaatggcaatcactttaaaatataaatacttgAGTGTCACACATGCAGCATGAAACTTCTATTGCTGTTTCCTAAAACTGAACATTGTTCAGATTCTCCAATAAAGCTCCTGTTGACCAATGAAACATAATTAAAGAAATCAACATTTAATCTTTACAAATGAAGTTTGAAGCTGTTAAACTGCTTTTGACTGCAGCCTAAATTAATGTTTACACTATACACACAGTGCTCATTGTACAGGTGAAATATGCAAAGTAGTAAAAGAAGTTGCATTTTAGTTGTAATTTTTCGGTAGCCTATTATTACGTTATTAAATGAAACTCATAAAATAACATGGGGTTTAGTGCCTTGCTTAAGGCACAATATCTAATACTGTATGTCTTATAAGAAGAAAGTTAGTGAAGCAGCAGAACCAGTCGGTTTATGGAATACATGCAAAACAAAAGAGAATGAAACTAAATGTACAGCTTCTCAAAATATGTGAAGAGAGAGTGAAAGCCTGTTACACCTCTTATGCTCTTGCATCAGCGCCCCCTCCTGTCAGGGGTGGCATAATGTTCTTTCCCGTCACGCCTATAGTGGGCACAGACTAACAGAAGTGAACAGCattaacaaaattataaacTAAAGATTTTTAGATGAACAAtttcataaaaattaaataagatGATAGATAACAGACAAGAAATGGTGATAATAGTGCTATCAATACTgttatataggctattttttattgttcttgTTGTGAACAAGCCTTAACAGTACACAGAAACTCTAAAAGATCCTGCGACAAATATAACATTGCTACCTTTAAAATCTGGAGGATTGCTTAATTGTGTCATCATTTTACATCATCCAGCACTAAAAATGTCTCTATGGTAAAGCACTACGGCATTCATAATATTACTTAAtataaagctgctttaaaacaatgtgtattgtgaaaagcgtgacacaaataaatttgacttgactcgTTGGTTGAAGTTTACAGCCGATAAGCATGTGAACTGAGGAGAGTTGTCCCGGGCGTTGTTGTTGGGGAGACAGTGTTAGCTGCAGGTCGGAGTAATGGGTGTGCCGAAAAGTACATCCCACACGATATATAGGCAGCCTGTGTGACTCTCGGCTCGCCCATTACTTGTGTCCTGCACTGACCCATATCAAGATCCAACTGAAGCGCACCAATTCATGACACGTGTGAGAGAAAATTTGGCTGAAAATCTGATGTTTATGCAAGAGATCCTGAGCGTATGACACACAATGAACATTAACAAAGCCAGGATTCTTATCAATGGTGCGCAAAAAATCCCTAAAAACAGCTATTTGTTTACATTTAGCCATCACAACTTTGTTCTACTAAACTGGGCAAAGTTATAAAGTATAGAAATTAGAGATGCATTGTCAATTTTACTGAACAGTTAATATTATTACCTCATCAGCTCTTTGAATCAGTGACGGTTTGCTGAAATCTGATTGACAGGAACTCACTGACCAGTTCAACAGCAGactttaatgtgattttttttttttttacgaataAATTGGATGAAATTCAAAATCTGTAGCTTTTATATGAAACTAAATATGATGAACAAGACACAAAACTTTTTGTATTGCCCTAAAGATGTGTTTTCCATCcattttcactttaattttagatttttaaGAGGTATGTTTACCTTTCACTTATATATGCAAGCTCATTTCAGGcataggatatatatatatatatatatatatatatatatatatatatatatatatatatatatatatatataaatcaaattatcataattgACAGAAAATTGAATTTTTGCACCAGATATACTAAGTTGAACTTAAGACAATAAAAAGTCATACTTAtgactattatatatatatatttttttactttttatgacATAACCCAAAATAATGacattatgagataaaaaagtTAGTTATTACTTCCTGTGTTGTAATTTTCgtaattttgttttgtcataatttcatcTTTTCATCTCACAAATATGACATATTATGTAGtaaatttgactttttatgtcataataaagttttttttttttcttatgtgacAGAAAAGGCTTCCATACTTGAAACAATTACTTCTgcatatgtgtattt is part of the Chanodichthys erythropterus isolate Z2021 chromosome 11, ASM2448905v1, whole genome shotgun sequence genome and harbors:
- the LOC137030188 gene encoding macrophage mannose receptor 1-like, which encodes MEQTLYFILLLIALCSVSECVQRQYHFINVKKSWTEAQRYCREKYTDLATVDNMNDMNELKNVSANPNNYVWIGLKKTSVDEWQWSSGDPVLYLNWGSGQPEGRDYCAMMWNGQWHDFPCSNSFTFICKSSNNTNTGLVFVNQMKNWRDAQSYCRQNHIDLVSVRNQNESQQLQQFINDHHVFGSKVWIGLFRVRDSWQWSDQSNSSFRYWRSNEPNNVGGNENCTAIELNTQGQWIDVSCDNNNQFPFVCHEEKLILIKQNLTWSEALRYCRQNHVDLVSVHSEEIQRRLMNVVKQASTGEVWLGLRHSHILGIWYWVSGDTVCYQNWAPGNGTGEDCDSAVRSGAVQSGGDQRWISRPETDRLNFICSRN